The Calditerricola satsumensis genome contains the following window.
CGCGTAACTCGTCTTTTCGTACCCCATCTTCTCCTCGTAAAACCGGTGGGCTCGCACACGCTGCAGGCCCGAGGACAGGGCCACAACCCCGCAGCCGTGCTTTCTCGCCCACTCGTGGATGTGCCAGAGGAGCGCCTCCCCGAAACCGCGGGACCGCCGATCCTCTCGCGTCACGAGATCGTATACCCACACGTGACGCCCATAATATAAGTTTGTAAGCCGGATCACTCCCGCGACGGCGACCAGCTCCTCCCCGCAGAAGAGGCCAAAGAGGGTATACCCTTGTTCGCGCATTTCGCGAAGATAGTCCAGGTACGCGGCCTCGTCCAAGTGGGGACGCAGCTCACGCATCACCGGAAACGCCTGCCGCCACGCTTCCTCCGTTGTCAGCTCGCGGATCGCGACGGTTGCCATCTGTCCGTCTCCCCTCCCCACAACTGCTTCTTTCTCTTTTTGATCTGAAACGTGCGACAGGGCCGAAGACACCCTCAGCCCTTGCGCTTCTTTGACCACACTTGGAGCAACGCATCAAAGGCTGCCTTTTCCGAACCCTGCAAGGCTTGAATTTCACGATGCAACAGGCGTTCAAACAGGTCCTCGTCGTTCTCAATTTTGAGCACCGTCTTGAGCGCGCGAAATCGCTCGATGGTTTCGGGTATCAGCTTGAGCTTCATGGGCGTTTTCAAGCCCGCTCACCTCCAGGTCTTCCTATGACATCCCTATGGGGGACGAGGAAAAAAGGTGCGAAAGGCGTTGTCAAAATCCCTTCAGTTTACCAAGAAAACCCTTATTGTTGTTTCTTATGGGATTTTCGCCAAGCTTTTTACCTTTTTCACTACAAGTTGTCGCAGCTATAGAGAGTATCCAGTATTTCGAACTCATCCCTGCTCAACTGTTCCTGGTGACCCTCATAATAAGCTTGATACCTCTCCACGAATTGTGCTGCATCTATACCTGTCATTCAGGAAATCATTGCATAATCGGATCAG
Protein-coding sequences here:
- a CDS encoding GNAT family N-acetyltransferase translates to MATVAIRELTTEEAWRQAFPVMRELRPHLDEAAYLDYLREMREQGYTLFGLFCGEELVAVAGVIRLTNLYYGRHVWVYDLVTREDRRSRGFGEALLWHIHEWARKHGCGVVALSSGLQRVRAHRFYEEKMGYEKTSYAFKKTL